The DNA region CTTCAACGTTGATGACGACGAAGGCAAAATCGAAGGTATCTTACCAGGCGCAGCAGGTTATCAAGAAAAAGCCCTAGCACGCGCCAAAACCATCTTCTCAGTTTTAAACAATAACCCCACAGGCTTTGCACCCGAAAACCTCAGCCGCATCCTAGAATTTGAAGGTGGTACACAACTACGCTTTTACTTAAAATCCCAAGGTAGCATCATCTTCTCCAGCACCACCACCCAACAAATCACCTCGTCAAGTGAAGGTGGCTTCTCCATCGGTTGGAAAGATGGTTCCCGTGGTAACTCAGTATTTGATGACTTGCAAATCACTATCCAAGAAACCGATGAAGATTTACCCATCGGCATTGGTTTACAAGGAAAATCAGAAGGTGAAGCGATTGATTTGCGTGAATATAGCGGTGATAGCTTAATTGCTGGCACTTTTAGCGTTTACCGCGAAGCATCATACAACAACTATGTCGGCTTTTATAAAGTTGTTGATGAAAGCGGTGGTATTGATACCAATGGTGATGGTACAGCCGATGTTCTTGTTGGAGACGCTGGTTATCTGCAAGCCGCAATTAACCAACGGGTGACAGGTATTGGTTTATCAGTCGGTAATCAAGGTACTGGTAATAGTGAGTCTAATTTTACTGGTGGTGGCATTTATGTACCATTCTTGGTGATTAATGGTGGTATTGATGCTTTGTTAGATAGCAATACCAGCAATGACCCAACGGTATTCTTTACGTTTTTAGGTGCCAACTCTGACAAAACTCAGCATGTGCGGATATTAGGTGATAATACCTTCGGCTTTGAGGATTTGGTTGGTGGTGGTGACAATGATTTCAACGATGTCATTGTCAAAATTAATTTAACTGCTCCGACGCAAAATTTATAATGTGTCATAGCTACCCAACTTTTTCAAAAAAGTCGGGTAGCTAAACACCCACAACCTGTCAAAATAATTTTGGCAAACTACTAGTAAGACTTTTACCCTCTACCTGCTGACTCCTGCTTTTTGTCTCCTGTTATGCAAGGTATCCTCAAATGAGCATAAGCATCGCTCAGTTGGACAGCCTCTGGTGGTAAGTGCAGAAGTATACAGCATTTGTAGACAGCAGCTTGGTATTCTCGCCATTGCCTACGGATAACTGCACTTGTAGCATTGTTACCTAAATCTGTAAATTTTAGACCAGCCCTAGCCAGCCAAACTTCGACATCGGTGGTTTCACCAACTGGATCAGATATAGAAGTAGCGTTATTCATATTTTCAGTATATTTGCTGGATCAAAAGTTAAATAAGCCTT from Aulosira sp. FACHB-615 includes:
- a CDS encoding DUF4114 domain-containing protein, which translates into the protein MAKVLGTISVLLNNTIIQGNFTNPNDDIFEIGGSELTKVKIKIQIKGRSTALLNELGVFNVDDDEGKIEGILPGAAGYQEKALARAKTIFSVLNNNPTGFAPENLSRILEFEGGTQLRFYLKSQGSIIFSSTTTQQITSSSEGGFSIGWKDGSRGNSVFDDLQITIQETDEDLPIGIGLQGKSEGEAIDLREYSGDSLIAGTFSVYREASYNNYVGFYKVVDESGGIDTNGDGTADVLVGDAGYLQAAINQRVTGIGLSVGNQGTGNSESNFTGGGIYVPFLVINGGIDALLDSNTSNDPTVFFTFLGANSDKTQHVRILGDNTFGFEDLVGGGDNDFNDVIVKINLTAPTQNL